Proteins found in one Haloferax litoreum genomic segment:
- a CDS encoding methyl-accepting chemotaxis protein has protein sequence MFLLGSYTGTESLLTGATFTAVPTEHALAGTGIILGFALAALAPWFSRRIRSALASVGLMTCSAILVYFSGGFIEAHFHFFVIVGVIAVYEDWVPFVAGVLYVAVEHGIFGMSYPEMVYNHPDAVARPMGWAVVHAVFLLALSGALVTNWFSIERSREETKQKMQNLEDSQEAKAKVERLNDQLVVQADELATAMDAVSEGDFTASPPEETDIEAIEEISDAFVEMKRELSATIVDLRDFATTVEQTTQSVHDDAETLERTQRQLAADVRTFATDVREQAHDLESTTDELSSLSATIEEIAANADQVSDEASSAAAAAESGTGTATDAIEAIENIEQSISELAELVESLDARMDDVSKSTDLIESIAEQTNTLALNANIEAARASSGSEGFAVVANEVKSLADETQNHSSAIEQTIDETVEDVERVQEEMQQTKVQIQTGKSTTTDAGEAFADVTEIVEGVDVSVDEVAAATDDGARTTEEVVDAIIRVADRSRDIAEQSDTLASQAEARATTISEIRAQLGELRGQTGGLQDQLGTFECEMPADD, from the coding sequence TTGTTCCTCCTCGGGTCGTACACCGGGACAGAATCACTACTCACAGGGGCGACTTTCACGGCCGTCCCCACCGAACACGCCCTCGCCGGCACCGGCATAATCCTCGGCTTCGCGCTCGCGGCACTCGCACCGTGGTTCTCACGCCGAATACGAAGCGCACTCGCGTCGGTAGGGTTGATGACGTGTTCGGCGATTCTCGTGTACTTCTCCGGCGGGTTCATCGAGGCACACTTTCACTTCTTCGTCATCGTCGGCGTCATCGCAGTCTACGAGGACTGGGTTCCGTTCGTCGCCGGCGTCCTGTACGTCGCCGTCGAGCACGGTATCTTCGGAATGTCGTACCCTGAGATGGTATACAACCACCCGGACGCCGTGGCGAGGCCGATGGGATGGGCGGTAGTTCACGCGGTGTTCCTTCTCGCACTCTCCGGCGCGCTCGTAACGAACTGGTTCTCGATCGAGCGCTCTCGCGAAGAGACCAAACAGAAGATGCAGAACCTCGAAGACAGTCAAGAGGCGAAGGCGAAAGTCGAGCGTCTGAACGACCAGCTAGTCGTTCAAGCCGACGAACTCGCCACGGCCATGGACGCAGTCTCGGAGGGGGATTTCACTGCTAGCCCGCCGGAAGAGACCGATATCGAGGCCATCGAAGAGATAAGTGACGCGTTCGTGGAGATGAAACGAGAACTCTCGGCGACCATCGTAGACTTACGAGACTTCGCGACGACTGTCGAGCAGACGACACAGTCGGTCCACGACGACGCCGAGACACTCGAACGGACACAGCGGCAACTAGCAGCGGACGTTCGTACCTTTGCCACGGACGTGCGTGAGCAGGCACACGACCTCGAATCGACCACCGACGAGTTGAGCAGTCTCTCGGCGACCATCGAAGAGATTGCCGCGAACGCCGACCAAGTCTCGGACGAAGCCAGCAGTGCAGCAGCGGCGGCCGAGTCGGGAACGGGAACCGCGACAGACGCAATCGAAGCAATCGAGAACATCGAACAGAGCATCAGTGAGCTTGCAGAGTTAGTCGAATCACTCGACGCCCGGATGGACGACGTCTCGAAGAGCACCGACCTCATCGAGTCGATTGCCGAGCAGACGAACACGCTCGCACTGAACGCCAACATCGAGGCTGCACGTGCTTCGAGCGGGAGCGAAGGGTTCGCTGTCGTTGCCAACGAAGTCAAATCCCTCGCTGACGAGACCCAGAACCACTCGTCCGCAATCGAGCAGACCATCGACGAGACAGTCGAAGACGTCGAACGTGTTCAGGAAGAGATGCAGCAGACGAAGGTGCAGATACAGACCGGAAAGTCGACGACAACTGACGCCGGTGAAGCGTTCGCAGACGTCACTGAGATAGTCGAAGGTGTCGACGTCTCGGTCGACGAAGTCGCCGCAGCGACCGACGACGGCGCTCGAACGACCGAAGAGGTAGTCGACGCAATCATCAGAGTCGCCGACCGCTCGCGAGACATTGCGGAGCAAAGTGACACACTCGCTAGCCAAGCTGAGGCCAGAGCGACGACGATTTCAGAGATTCGAGCACAACTCGGCGAACTCAGGGGGCAGACTGGCGGCTTACAAGACCAACTCGGGACGTTCGAGTGTGAGATGCCAGCCGACGACTGA